In the genome of Croceimicrobium hydrocarbonivorans, one region contains:
- a CDS encoding universal stress protein codes for MKNLQIIYPTDFSELSIDTLNALIPFLKQGNNRLVLLHAAQRKRKSLAADKVATQEAFDHFVSACPGLTGLQYECRWDFAISKELILQESDKVECDLVIMATKGAKGLDRLWGSKTEAVVRDAIVPIIVLPKGAALTEVNRIVLAVDYEELSCDHRLSPLLQLADHMKTEIDVLTVNRKEEQLSRKEKMHRKQLKYRLQDFPHRFSYHFENEVGEGLIKYAKAHRASLIAIMPRDYHFLESIFHESLSRKMILDSPVPLLILK; via the coding sequence GTGAAAAACCTGCAAATCATCTATCCCACTGACTTCTCTGAACTCAGCATCGATACCTTGAACGCTTTAATTCCCTTCTTAAAGCAAGGAAATAATCGATTAGTCCTATTACATGCTGCTCAGCGTAAGCGAAAATCTTTGGCTGCAGATAAAGTAGCCACCCAAGAAGCCTTTGATCATTTTGTGAGCGCATGTCCTGGCTTGACAGGCTTACAATACGAATGCCGCTGGGACTTTGCCATCTCCAAAGAACTGATCTTACAGGAATCCGATAAGGTAGAATGCGACTTGGTTATAATGGCCACCAAAGGCGCTAAAGGTCTGGACCGACTCTGGGGCAGTAAAACCGAAGCGGTAGTGCGAGATGCCATCGTACCCATTATCGTGCTTCCCAAAGGCGCTGCTCTTACCGAGGTTAATCGCATTGTTCTGGCTGTAGACTATGAAGAATTGAGCTGCGATCATCGCCTCAGTCCCCTTTTGCAATTGGCGGATCACATGAAAACGGAAATTGACGTCCTTACCGTAAACCGGAAGGAAGAACAACTCAGTCGCAAAGAAAAAATGCACCGCAAGCAATTGAAATACCGCTTGCAGGACTTCCCTCACCGCTTTAGTTATCATTTTGAAAATGAAGTGGGTGAAGGATTAATCAAATACGCTAAAGCCCACCGGGCCTCCTTAATTGCCATTATGCCGCGTGACTACCATTTTCTGGAGTCCATATTCCACGAAAGCTTGTCTCGCAAAATGATATTAGATAGTCCGGTACCACTTTTAATTCTGAAATGA